From a single Shewanella donghaensis genomic region:
- the tuf gene encoding elongation factor Tu, translating into MAKEKFERNKPHVNVGTIGHVDHGKTTLTAAISAVLAKTYGGDVRDFAQIDNAPEERERGITINTSHIEYDTPIRHYAHVDCPGHADYVKNMITGAAQMDGAILVVAATDGPMPQTREHILLSRQVGVPFIIVFMNKCDMVDDEELLELVEMEVRELLSEYDFPGDDLPVIQGSALKALEGEADWEAKVLELAEALDTYIPEPERDIDKPFLLPIEDVFSISGRGTVVTGRVERGIITVGDEVEIVGVKDTTKSTCTGVEMFRKLLDEGRAGENCGVLLRGIKREDVERGQVLAKPGTITPHTTFESEVYVLSKEEGGRHTPFFKGYRPQFYFRTTDVTGTIELPEGVEMVMPGDNIKMVVTLIYPIAMDDGLRFAIREGGRTVGAGVVAKIVA; encoded by the coding sequence GTGGCTAAAGAAAAATTTGAACGTAATAAACCACATGTAAACGTGGGTACAATTGGTCACGTCGACCATGGTAAAACTACTTTAACTGCAGCAATCTCAGCAGTATTGGCAAAAACATACGGTGGCGACGTTCGTGACTTCGCACAAATCGATAACGCTCCTGAAGAGCGTGAGCGCGGTATTACAATTAATACTTCTCACATCGAATATGACACACCTATCCGTCACTACGCACACGTAGATTGTCCTGGTCACGCCGATTATGTTAAAAACATGATTACTGGTGCTGCTCAAATGGATGGCGCTATCTTAGTAGTTGCTGCTACAGATGGTCCTATGCCACAAACACGTGAGCACATCTTGCTTTCACGTCAGGTTGGCGTACCTTTCATCATCGTATTCATGAACAAATGTGACATGGTTGACGATGAAGAACTACTTGAATTAGTAGAAATGGAAGTTCGTGAACTTCTTTCAGAATATGACTTCCCAGGTGATGACTTACCAGTTATCCAAGGTTCAGCGCTTAAAGCCCTTGAAGGCGAAGCTGATTGGGAAGCTAAAGTTCTTGAACTAGCTGAAGCTCTAGATACTTATATCCCAGAGCCAGAGCGTGATATCGATAAGCCATTCCTACTTCCTATTGAAGATGTATTCTCAATTTCAGGTCGTGGTACTGTTGTTACTGGTCGTGTAGAGCGCGGTATCATTACAGTAGGTGACGAAGTAGAAATCGTTGGTGTTAAAGACACAACTAAGTCTACTTGTACTGGTGTTGAAATGTTCCGTAAGCTTCTTGACGAAGGTCGTGCTGGCGAGAACTGTGGTGTTCTTCTACGTGGTATCAAGCGTGAAGATGTTGAACGTGGTCAAGTTCTTGCTAAGCCAGGAACAATCACTCCGCATACAACTTTCGAATCAGAAGTATACGTACTTTCGAAAGAAGAAGGCGGACGTCACACTCCATTCTTCAAAGGCTACCGTCCACAGTTTTACTTCCGTACAACGGACGTAACTGGAACAATCGAGCTTCCTGAAGGCGTAGAAATGGTAATGCCTGGTGATAACATCAAAATGGTTGTTACACTAATCTACCCAATCGCAATGGATGACGGTTTACGTTTCGCTATCCGTGAAGGTGGTCGTACTGTTGGTGCTGGTGTTGTAGCTAAAATCGTTGCTTAA
- the rpsJ gene encoding 30S ribosomal protein S10 yields MQNQRIRIRLKGFDHRLIDQSTAEIVETAKRTGAQVRGPIPLPTRKERYTILTSPHVNKDARDQYEIRTHKRLVDIVEPTEKTVDALMRLDLAAGVDVQISLG; encoded by the coding sequence ATGCAGAACCAAAGAATCCGTATCCGCTTGAAAGGGTTTGATCATCGTTTGATCGATCAATCAACAGCGGAAATCGTTGAAACTGCTAAGCGTACAGGCGCTCAGGTACGTGGACCAATTCCACTACCTACGCGTAAAGAACGTTATACCATTTTGACTTCTCCGCACGTCAACAAAGACGCACGTGATCAGTACGAAATTCGTACTCACAAGCGCTTAGTTGACATCGTAGAGCCAACTGAAAAGACTGTAGACGCATTAATGCGTTTAGATCTTGCAGCTGGTGTCGACGTTCAGATTAGCTTAGGTTAA
- the rplC gene encoding 50S ribosomal protein L3, protein MAIGLIGRKVGMTRIFTEDGASIPVTVIEIAGNRVTQVKTLETDGYRALQVTTGTKKANRITKPEAGHFAKSGVQAGRGLWELRLADDDGEGIEVGAELNVDIFADTAKVDVTGQSKGKGFQGGIKRWNFHAQDMTHGNSLAHRSNGSIGQNQTPGRVFKGKKMSGHMGAEQVTTQNLDVVRVDVERNLLLVKGAVPGATNGDLIIKPAVKA, encoded by the coding sequence ATGGCTATCGGTCTTATTGGTCGTAAAGTGGGTATGACTCGCATCTTCACAGAAGATGGCGCTTCAATCCCTGTAACAGTAATTGAAATTGCTGGTAACCGAGTTACTCAAGTGAAAACTTTAGAAACTGACGGATACCGTGCTCTTCAAGTAACTACTGGTACCAAAAAAGCCAACCGCATCACTAAGCCAGAAGCAGGCCATTTTGCTAAGAGCGGCGTTCAAGCCGGTCGAGGTTTATGGGAATTGCGTTTGGCAGATGATGACGGTGAAGGCATTGAAGTTGGTGCTGAACTTAATGTTGATATCTTCGCAGATACAGCAAAAGTTGATGTTACTGGTCAATCAAAAGGTAAGGGTTTCCAAGGCGGTATTAAGCGCTGGAACTTCCATGCTCAAGATATGACACATGGTAACTCTTTGGCTCATAGATCTAATGGTTCTATTGGTCAAAACCAGACACCTGGTCGCGTTTTCAAAGGTAAGAAAATGTCAGGCCACATGGGTGCCGAGCAAGTAACTACTCAAAATCTAGACGTTGTACGTGTAGATGTAGAGCGTAACTTGTTATTGGTAAAAGGTGCTGTTCCTGGCGCTACCAATGGTGACTTGATTATCAAGCCAGCCGTTAAAGCATAG